The uncultured Roseibium sp. genome contains a region encoding:
- a CDS encoding amino acid permease gives MSEPESKPATLRRALTLPWLVFYGVGVTVGAGIFALIGEILTLAGSYAPLSFLLAGLIAGVTGVSYALLVSRFPKAGGEAVFVHRGLGTFPGKLVGYGVCATGTISSAVVALAFAGYMRALVPLPQSVLLIAVVGGLAAIAWLGVRESVLFAGVITFLEVGTLIIVIVFGAPLIADVPEWAPSFVPPLDGTLLAGILSGGVIAFFAFVGFEDIENMAEETVDPERTAPRAVFWTLGITVVLYVLLSIVAVTAPDRDAVAGSAAPMSVLFEQITGLSGKPVAAAAAIAMINGILVQIVMVSRVLYGMANDGIAPKWFAWVGPKRRTPGRATLVVTIAVLALAVSFPLVQLAEATSLVTLAVFALVNLSLFRLGSGLGDKSLHRFRWWGLVGCVICVTIAGFQIATGALGGH, from the coding sequence ATGAGCGAGCCAGAATCAAAACCGGCGACCCTGAGGAGAGCCCTGACCCTGCCGTGGCTGGTCTTCTACGGCGTCGGCGTGACCGTCGGCGCCGGTATTTTTGCCCTGATCGGCGAAATCCTGACGCTGGCCGGCAGCTATGCACCGCTCTCCTTCCTGCTGGCCGGCCTGATCGCCGGTGTCACCGGGGTTTCCTATGCGCTTCTGGTCAGCCGGTTCCCGAAAGCCGGCGGGGAGGCGGTGTTCGTTCATCGCGGGCTCGGGACGTTTCCGGGAAAGCTTGTTGGCTACGGCGTCTGCGCGACCGGCACGATTTCAAGCGCCGTGGTCGCCCTTGCCTTTGCCGGATACATGCGGGCCCTGGTGCCGCTGCCGCAAAGTGTTCTGCTCATTGCCGTAGTCGGCGGATTGGCTGCTATCGCCTGGCTCGGCGTGCGCGAGAGCGTCCTCTTCGCCGGCGTGATCACGTTCCTGGAGGTTGGCACCCTCATCATCGTCATCGTGTTCGGTGCGCCGCTCATCGCGGACGTGCCTGAATGGGCGCCCTCGTTCGTTCCGCCTCTGGACGGAACTCTGCTTGCCGGGATCCTGTCTGGCGGCGTGATCGCCTTTTTCGCGTTTGTCGGTTTCGAGGATATCGAAAACATGGCCGAGGAAACGGTGGATCCGGAACGGACCGCACCGCGGGCCGTGTTCTGGACACTGGGCATCACGGTCGTGCTTTACGTTCTTCTGTCCATCGTTGCGGTCACGGCGCCGGACCGGGATGCGGTTGCCGGGTCCGCTGCTCCGATGTCGGTCCTGTTCGAACAGATCACCGGCCTTTCGGGCAAGCCGGTCGCGGCGGCCGCAGCCATTGCCATGATCAACGGTATCCTGGTGCAGATCGTCATGGTGAGCCGGGTGCTCTACGGCATGGCGAATGACGGCATTGCGCCGAAATGGTTTGCCTGGGTCGGTCCGAAACGGCGAACGCCCGGACGGGCGACACTGGTGGTGACCATAGCAGTCCTGGCGCTTGCGGTTTCCTTTCCGCTGGTGCAGCTGGCCGAAGCGACAAGCCTGGTGACGCTGGCCGTCTTTGCGCTTGTCAATCTGTCGTTGTTTCGCCTCGGCAGCGGTCTGGGTGACAAGAGCCTTCACCGGTTCCGTTGGTGGGGCCTTGTGGGCTGCGTGATCTGTGTCACCATTGCCGGCTTTCAGATCGCCACCGGAGCGCTGGGCGGACATTGA
- a CDS encoding DUF1194 domain-containing protein gives MRVPGYVRPLAGALLLFLSFLPSARAQDRVDVALVIAVDVSRSMSYEELRIQRKGYAAAIASPEVVRAIQDGVYGRIAVTLYEWAADSYVHEIIGWTLIENQADAEAIAALLLSENSVGARRTSLSGAIRAGVERLEQVPFSADRLVIDISGDGPNNQGLPVTEERDKAVAKGIIINGLPLMTSSGMGSWFNIPDLDVYYHRCVTGGPGSFVIPVTEWEEFPEAVRRKLVLEIGGVEMPKPRVMPAQLFKEEPYDCLIGEKIWQQRMWQYDDFDR, from the coding sequence ATGCGTGTTCCGGGATATGTCAGGCCGCTTGCCGGCGCCTTGCTGCTTTTCCTCAGTTTCCTGCCGTCCGCTCGGGCGCAGGACCGGGTCGATGTCGCGTTGGTGATCGCGGTCGACGTCTCCCGGTCCATGTCCTATGAGGAGCTGCGAATCCAGCGGAAAGGTTATGCCGCGGCCATTGCCAGTCCAGAAGTCGTCCGGGCAATCCAGGACGGTGTCTATGGCCGCATCGCGGTGACCCTCTACGAATGGGCCGCCGACAGTTATGTCCATGAAATCATCGGCTGGACACTGATCGAAAATCAGGCGGATGCGGAGGCAATCGCGGCCCTGCTTCTGTCGGAAAACAGTGTGGGCGCGCGCCGCACGTCTCTGTCGGGCGCCATCCGCGCAGGCGTCGAACGCCTCGAACAGGTGCCTTTTTCGGCAGACCGGCTCGTGATCGACATCTCCGGCGACGGTCCCAACAATCAGGGCCTCCCCGTAACCGAGGAACGGGACAAGGCCGTTGCAAAAGGCATCATCATCAACGGCCTGCCGCTGATGACCTCGAGCGGCATGGGGTCCTGGTTCAATATCCCGGATCTGGATGTCTACTATCATCGCTGCGTGACCGGAGGACCGGGGAGTTTCGTTATTCCGGTGACCGAATGGGAGGAGTTTCCCGAAGCCGTCCGGCGGAAGCTGGTGCTGGAGATCGGCGGTGTGGAGATGCCGAAGCCGCGCGTCATGCCTGCGCAGCTCTTCAAGGAAGAGCCGTATGACTGCCTGATCGGTGAAAAGATCTGGCAACAGAGGATGTGGCAGTACGACGATTTCGACCGCTGA
- the bmt gene encoding betaine--homocysteine S-methyltransferase produces MSKFEKLLVEKGTLLADGATGTTLFDMGLVSGDAPELWNVDEPDKIRALHRGFVEAGSDIILTNTFGANRHRLKLHGAEGRVKELNAAAVRLARDVAEEADRDILIAGSIGPTGELFQPLGALSHEDAVEAFREQIEGLVEGGADILWVETMSAAEEMKAAAEAAQGSGLPLVITASFDTAGRTMMGLPPKGLGALKSEFACTPVAIGSNCGVGASDLLAAILEITEADPEAIVVAKGNCGIPQIRGDEVVYTGTPELMADYTRMAIDAGARIIGGCCGTSAGHISAMRQAMDSHTAGERPSLEQILSRIGPLVSPANKDADTARAERGDGNSGRRRGRRRD; encoded by the coding sequence ATGTCCAAATTCGAAAAACTACTGGTCGAAAAAGGCACGCTCCTGGCCGATGGCGCGACGGGGACGACGCTGTTTGACATGGGGCTCGTCTCCGGCGACGCACCCGAACTGTGGAACGTCGATGAGCCGGACAAGATCAGGGCGCTGCATCGCGGCTTCGTTGAGGCCGGGTCCGATATCATCCTGACCAACACCTTCGGCGCCAACCGGCATCGGCTGAAGCTGCATGGGGCGGAGGGCCGGGTGAAGGAACTGAACGCCGCCGCTGTCCGCCTTGCCCGGGACGTGGCCGAAGAGGCCGACCGGGACATCCTGATCGCTGGGTCCATCGGTCCGACGGGCGAATTGTTCCAGCCGCTCGGTGCCCTGAGCCACGAAGACGCGGTCGAAGCCTTCCGCGAACAGATCGAAGGTCTTGTCGAAGGCGGGGCCGATATCCTCTGGGTCGAGACCATGTCGGCGGCGGAAGAAATGAAGGCGGCGGCTGAAGCCGCGCAGGGCAGCGGCCTGCCGCTGGTGATCACCGCCAGCTTCGATACCGCCGGCCGGACCATGATGGGCTTGCCGCCGAAAGGCCTCGGCGCGCTGAAATCCGAATTCGCCTGTACACCCGTCGCCATCGGCTCCAATTGCGGGGTCGGGGCGTCCGATCTTCTGGCCGCGATCCTGGAAATTACGGAAGCCGATCCGGAGGCCATCGTCGTCGCCAAGGGAAATTGCGGGATTCCCCAGATCAGGGGCGATGAGGTCGTTTATACCGGAACGCCGGAGCTGATGGCCGATTACACCCGCATGGCGATTGATGCCGGAGCCCGGATTATCGGCGGCTGCTGCGGCACGTCTGCGGGTCACATCTCCGCCATGCGGCAGGCGATGGACAGCCACACCGCAGGGGAACGGCCCTCCCTTGAGCAGATTCTAAGCAGAATCGGACCGCTTGTGTCTCCAGCGAACAAGGACGCCGATACGGCACGGGCCGAGAGAGGGGACGGCAATTCCGGCCGCCGCAGAGGCCGCCGTCGGGACTAG
- a CDS encoding FAD-dependent oxidoreductase, with amino-acid sequence MSAFPDRAQVVIVGLGGIVGASVAHHLIERGWTDIVGIDKSGIPTDIGSTAHASDFCYTTSHDYLSVWTTQYSIDFFEKMGHYARIGGFEVARTGDDAWMEEIKRKVTSGKAFGTNVRLVSPAEIKEKFPLIEEDMVQGGMFDPDAGLVVPRSQTVAGKLVDAGEASGKLKAFANTPAKSLVVEDGRIKGVVTHRGTIMADHVIVCAGLWGRLIAEMVGEDLPVMPVDHPLTFFGPYNEFAGTGKDIGFPLMRDQGNSAYMRDTGDPKTTEGGQIEWGYYETDNPRMCHPRDLLEKDVARLSPSQRDLEMEQVIEPLERAMELTPILGELGYNEGHSFNGLLQVSAGGGPSCGESQKVRGLWYCVAIWVKDGPGYGKLIADWITDGRTEIDHASIDYSRFYQHQLEEKFIESRCYEAAQKIYFPAIHPREPYATSRNVKRSPFYEREVELGGYFMELGGWERAHGYAANEHLLEKYGDKVPVRENEWDNRHFWRVSNAEHLALSEDCGIINLSHFYMFDVEGPDHVALMEWLCAAKIGGDTNVGKGIYTHFLDDEGMVRADLTVIRMADRCRVVDGADAGPRDYHYVKRIAEDKGFDVTVTDVSEQFTTIGIWGPNARENLKKVVADPAGLDPENFPFAAIKEIEIAGKKVSAFRLSYVGEQGWELHMNYEDGLAVWDALRAIGIMAVGVETYANSRRMEKSLRLQNADLLTQYNLIESDLARPKVKEADFRGKAKHVEYKSRDHQPAMLCTLVMTENTDAAGVKRYPVGAMPVMDPETGKTLVDELGRLSYTTSVAYGPTIGKNIALAYLPKEYCELGRKLNVEYFSETYPVKVVAVGYTPLYDPENLKPRS; translated from the coding sequence ATGTCAGCATTTCCTGACAGGGCGCAAGTCGTCATCGTTGGTCTGGGCGGCATTGTCGGCGCTTCCGTGGCGCATCACCTCATCGAACGCGGCTGGACCGATATCGTCGGCATCGACAAGTCCGGTATTCCCACAGACATCGGGTCGACGGCGCACGCCTCCGATTTCTGCTACACGACCAGCCACGACTATCTCTCCGTCTGGACCACCCAGTATTCCATCGATTTCTTCGAGAAGATGGGCCACTACGCGCGTATCGGCGGCTTTGAAGTGGCGCGCACCGGCGACGATGCCTGGATGGAAGAGATCAAGCGCAAAGTGACCTCCGGCAAGGCCTTCGGCACCAATGTCCGGCTCGTCAGCCCGGCCGAGATCAAGGAGAAATTCCCCCTGATCGAAGAGGACATGGTCCAGGGCGGCATGTTCGACCCCGACGCCGGCCTTGTCGTCCCGCGTTCGCAGACCGTTGCCGGCAAGCTGGTTGACGCCGGAGAGGCCAGCGGCAAGCTGAAGGCCTTCGCCAACACGCCGGCCAAGTCGCTTGTGGTCGAGGATGGCCGTATCAAGGGCGTGGTCACCCATCGCGGCACGATCATGGCCGATCATGTCATCGTCTGTGCGGGTCTCTGGGGCCGTCTGATTGCGGAAATGGTCGGCGAGGATCTGCCGGTCATGCCGGTCGACCACCCGTTGACCTTCTTCGGTCCGTACAACGAGTTCGCCGGCACAGGCAAGGATATCGGCTTCCCCCTGATGCGCGACCAGGGCAACTCCGCCTACATGCGCGACACCGGCGATCCGAAGACGACGGAGGGCGGTCAGATCGAGTGGGGTTATTACGAGACCGACAATCCGCGCATGTGCCATCCCCGCGACCTTCTGGAAAAGGACGTGGCACGCCTATCGCCGTCCCAGCGCGATCTGGAAATGGAGCAGGTGATCGAACCGCTGGAACGGGCCATGGAGCTGACGCCGATCCTGGGCGAACTGGGCTACAACGAAGGCCATTCCTTCAACGGTCTGTTGCAGGTCTCGGCCGGCGGCGGCCCGTCCTGCGGCGAAAGCCAGAAGGTGCGTGGCCTCTGGTATTGCGTCGCCATCTGGGTCAAGGACGGCCCGGGCTACGGCAAGCTGATCGCCGACTGGATCACCGACGGCCGCACGGAAATCGACCACGCGTCCATCGACTATTCGCGCTTCTACCAGCACCAGTTGGAAGAGAAATTCATCGAGAGCCGCTGTTACGAGGCCGCGCAGAAGATCTACTTCCCGGCCATCCATCCGCGCGAACCCTATGCGACGAGCCGGAACGTCAAGCGCTCGCCGTTCTACGAGCGTGAAGTCGAGCTTGGCGGGTATTTCATGGAACTCGGCGGCTGGGAGCGCGCCCACGGTTATGCCGCCAACGAGCATCTGCTGGAGAAATACGGCGACAAGGTTCCGGTTCGCGAAAACGAATGGGACAACCGCCATTTCTGGCGCGTGTCCAATGCCGAACACCTGGCACTGAGCGAGGACTGCGGCATCATCAACCTGTCGCACTTCTATATGTTCGACGTCGAAGGCCCGGATCATGTCGCGCTGATGGAATGGCTTTGCGCGGCGAAAATCGGCGGCGACACCAACGTCGGCAAGGGCATCTACACCCACTTCCTCGATGATGAGGGCATGGTGCGCGCCGACCTGACGGTGATCCGCATGGCCGACCGTTGCCGCGTGGTCGATGGCGCCGATGCCGGCCCGCGCGACTACCACTACGTCAAGCGGATTGCCGAGGACAAGGGCTTCGACGTCACCGTGACCGATGTGAGCGAGCAATTCACGACTATTGGCATCTGGGGACCGAACGCGCGGGAAAACCTGAAGAAGGTCGTGGCCGATCCGGCTGGACTCGATCCGGAAAACTTCCCCTTCGCCGCGATCAAGGAGATCGAGATCGCAGGTAAGAAAGTCTCCGCGTTCCGCCTGTCTTACGTCGGCGAGCAGGGCTGGGAACTGCACATGAACTACGAGGACGGCCTGGCCGTCTGGGATGCGCTACGCGCAATCGGCATCATGGCCGTCGGCGTGGAGACCTATGCAAACTCGCGCCGCATGGAAAAGTCCCTGCGTCTGCAGAATGCCGACCTCCTGACCCAGTACAACCTGATCGAAAGCGATCTGGCCCGTCCGAAGGTCAAGGAAGCCGACTTCCGCGGCAAGGCAAAGCACGTCGAATACAAGTCCCGAGACCATCAACCGGCCATGCTCTGCACCCTGGTGATGACCGAAAACACGGATGCCGCTGGCGTGAAGCGCTATCCGGTCGGCGCCATGCCGGTCATGGATCCGGAAACCGGCAAGACGCTGGTCGATGAACTCGGCCGCCTGTCCTATACGACCTCGGTCGCCTATGGCCCGACCATCGGCAAGAACATCGCGCTTGCCTACCTGCCGAAGGAATACTGTGAGCTCGGCCGCAAGCTGAACGTCGAGTATTTCTCCGAAACCTATCCGGTCAAAGTGGTCGCGGTCGGCTATACGCCGCTCTACGACCCGGAAAACCTGAAACCCCGCTCCTGA
- a CDS encoding trimethylamine methyltransferase family protein, translated as MSDAAVSAGRRGRSARRERRMSGSGGVGAPYITRNIPFYDVLSDEGAETIEANTDRILAEIGLEFREDPEVLDIWKAAGAEVDGERVRFPKGMLQELVKTAPSQFTQHARNPARSVEIGGNNLVFAPVYGPPFVTDLDNGRRYGTIEDFRNFVKLAYMSPWMHHSGGTVCEPVDLPVNKRHFDMVYSHIKYSDKPFMGSVTAPERAEDSVKMAQIVFGEEFVDQNCVMIQLINANSPLVFDATMLGALKVYARANQACIVSPFILAGAMSPVTVAGTLSQVLAEALAGCALTQLLRPGAPVVFGAFVSSISMQSGAPTFGSPEGTLLLNGASKLARRLNLPFRSGGSFTASKVPDAQSAQESAQTITATVQSGVNFALHSAGWLEGGLCSSYEKFILDADQLGMMHVLARGIDLSDEAMAMDALQEVGPGGHFLGAAHTQRNFESAFYRSSIADNNSYEQWLADGELDAARRANRIWKEQLAAYGGPELDPAIDEALQDFMANRKSSFPDSNV; from the coding sequence ATGTCCGATGCCGCAGTATCCGCGGGACGCCGCGGGAGATCGGCCCGCCGAGAACGCCGGATGTCCGGATCAGGCGGCGTCGGCGCTCCCTACATTACGCGAAACATTCCGTTCTACGATGTCCTGAGCGACGAAGGCGCGGAGACGATCGAGGCCAACACCGACCGGATTCTGGCGGAAATCGGCCTGGAATTTCGCGAGGATCCGGAGGTTCTCGACATCTGGAAAGCGGCCGGCGCCGAGGTTGACGGCGAGCGGGTCCGCTTTCCAAAGGGCATGCTGCAGGAACTGGTCAAGACGGCGCCTTCCCAGTTCACCCAGCACGCGCGCAATCCTGCCCGGAGCGTGGAAATCGGCGGCAACAATCTGGTGTTTGCCCCCGTCTACGGGCCTCCTTTCGTCACCGATCTCGACAACGGCCGGCGCTACGGCACGATCGAGGATTTCCGCAATTTCGTGAAGCTGGCCTACATGTCGCCGTGGATGCACCACTCGGGCGGCACCGTCTGCGAGCCGGTCGATCTGCCGGTGAACAAGCGCCATTTCGACATGGTCTATTCCCATATCAAATATTCCGACAAGCCGTTCATGGGCTCCGTGACCGCGCCTGAACGGGCGGAAGATTCGGTGAAGATGGCGCAGATCGTGTTCGGCGAGGAATTCGTCGACCAGAACTGCGTGATGATCCAGCTGATCAACGCCAACTCCCCGCTGGTGTTCGATGCCACCATGCTCGGCGCGCTCAAGGTTTACGCACGCGCCAACCAGGCCTGCATCGTGTCGCCGTTTATCCTGGCCGGCGCGATGAGCCCGGTGACCGTCGCCGGCACCCTGTCGCAGGTCCTCGCCGAGGCGCTGGCCGGTTGCGCCCTGACCCAGCTCCTGCGGCCGGGCGCACCGGTCGTCTTCGGCGCCTTCGTCAGTTCCATATCCATGCAATCGGGTGCGCCGACCTTCGGCAGCCCTGAAGGCACGCTGCTTTTGAACGGCGCGTCCAAGCTCGCCCGCAGGCTCAATCTGCCGTTCCGTTCCGGGGGCTCCTTCACGGCCTCCAAGGTGCCGGATGCCCAGTCGGCTCAGGAATCGGCCCAAACGATTACGGCCACCGTCCAGTCCGGGGTGAATTTTGCGCTTCATTCGGCCGGTTGGCTCGAAGGCGGCCTGTGCTCTTCTTATGAAAAGTTCATCCTCGATGCCGACCAGCTCGGAATGATGCATGTCCTGGCCAGGGGAATCGATCTTTCCGACGAGGCCATGGCCATGGATGCTCTTCAGGAAGTCGGGCCCGGCGGCCACTTCCTCGGGGCAGCACATACCCAGCGCAACTTCGAAAGCGCGTTCTACCGCTCGTCGATCGCCGACAACAATTCCTACGAACAATGGCTGGCGGACGGCGAACTGGATGCGGCACGGCGCGCCAACCGAATCTGGAAGGAACAACTGGCGGCTTACGGCGGTCCGGAGCTCGATCCGGCCATCGATGAGGCCCTGCAGGATTTCATGGCTAATCGAAAATCATCTTTTCCGGACAGCAACGTTTAG